One Tolypothrix bouteillei VB521301 DNA window includes the following coding sequences:
- a CDS encoding response regulator, whose translation MTKRVLVIDDEDGVRSIIQMSLEVIAGWDVLSATSGHEGITIAEVERPDAILLDVMMPVMDGPTTFKQLQASTTTCQIPTILLTAKAQSREQSQLLNLGVAGIITKPFNPQDLVSQICNILNWTK comes from the coding sequence ATGACCAAACGAGTCTTAGTCATTGATGATGAAGATGGGGTAAGAAGTATTATTCAGATGTCTTTAGAGGTTATTGCTGGATGGGATGTGCTCAGTGCTACTTCAGGTCATGAGGGAATCACAATTGCAGAAGTTGAACGGCCTGATGCTATTCTGCTAGATGTGATGATGCCTGTTATGGATGGTCCCACAACTTTTAAGCAATTACAAGCAAGCACCACCACTTGTCAGATTCCAACTATTTTGCTAACAGCTAAAGCTCAGTCGAGAGAACAGAGCCAACTTCTCAACTTAGGCGTAGCTGGAATTATTACCAAGCCATTTAATCCTCAAGATTTAGTCAGTCAGATTTGCAATATTCTTAACTGGACTAAATGA
- a CDS encoding hybrid sensor histidine kinase/response regulator, producing the protein MNVLPDAYQPKNIKILIVEDEYILAINLQESLETLGYTVIDTVDSGEEAIEKATKLRPNLILMDIRLRGEMDGIQAAEQIWNHLQIPVIYLTGHSDKSTVERATLTFPFGYILKPVREQELYVAIQTALNRYEREQFLSSVLRGMGDGVIVVDTKLRVKYMNEIAEMLTGWQFHAAKEQMLDEVFQIFNEQTQLRVPNPMALALQQETTIYLSDRAFLIAKDGTKTPVADSATPIKDNNGAITGAVMVFRDDTQRRLTEERNLAAERAQQLQIQMTELQRLNKLKEEFLTVTSYEMRTPLSNIITTISLLENLLDRQGILQSEATSIESCLSILRYESERELDLVDDLLTIRLLDADIYRYELTSVHLQYWLPHCVESFQRSVLSQQKTLTVEVPTDLPPLITDLPSLTRVVSELLNNACKYTPGGETIAVTARLANNSNTSSPYLQIIISNSGVEIPEEEHDRIFEPFYRIPQSQTTEPIDIFSLSSQIPSSELQPNSSTGLGLTLVQKLVKFLQGSIEVTNSQGWTTFTVQLPLTIPDYIGNES; encoded by the coding sequence ATGAATGTATTGCCAGACGCTTATCAACCTAAAAATATTAAAATTTTAATTGTAGAAGATGAATATATTTTAGCAATCAACTTGCAAGAAAGTTTAGAAACTTTAGGTTACACGGTTATTGATACTGTAGATTCAGGAGAAGAAGCCATTGAGAAAGCAACCAAGTTGCGTCCAAACTTGATTCTTATGGATATTCGATTGCGGGGAGAAATGGACGGCATTCAAGCTGCAGAGCAAATTTGGAACCATTTACAAATTCCTGTTATTTATCTGACAGGTCATTCTGACAAAAGTACTGTAGAACGAGCAACGCTGACATTTCCCTTTGGTTATATCCTCAAACCCGTGAGAGAACAAGAGCTATATGTAGCAATTCAAACAGCGCTCAACCGTTATGAACGAGAGCAATTTTTAAGTTCCGTGCTGCGGGGAATGGGAGATGGAGTGATAGTAGTTGATACCAAGCTGCGCGTCAAGTACATGAATGAGATAGCAGAAATGCTTACGGGCTGGCAATTCCATGCAGCTAAAGAGCAGATGTTAGATGAAGTCTTCCAGATTTTCAACGAACAGACTCAGCTAAGAGTACCCAACCCAATGGCTCTAGCTTTACAACAAGAAACGACTATTTATTTAAGCGATCGCGCTTTCCTGATTGCTAAAGATGGTACAAAAACTCCTGTAGCGGATAGTGCTACCCCAATTAAAGATAATAATGGTGCAATTACGGGAGCCGTGATGGTTTTTCGGGATGACACTCAACGCAGGTTAACTGAAGAACGAAACTTAGCGGCGGAACGCGCCCAACAATTGCAAATCCAAATGACAGAACTTCAACGCTTGAACAAGTTGAAAGAGGAATTCCTAACAGTAACTTCTTATGAAATGCGAACTCCTTTATCTAACATAATAACGACTATCTCTTTATTAGAAAATCTGTTGGATCGGCAAGGAATTTTACAATCAGAAGCTACATCTATAGAGAGTTGCTTAAGTATTTTGCGTTACGAGTCCGAACGGGAATTAGATTTGGTGGACGATTTGCTAACTATTCGACTCCTAGATGCTGATATTTATCGGTATGAATTAACTTCAGTCCATCTTCAATATTGGTTACCCCATTGTGTTGAGAGTTTTCAGAGGTCAGTTCTATCTCAACAAAAAACTTTAACTGTTGAGGTTCCTACAGATTTACCACCTCTGATTACCGATCTACCAAGCTTGACTCGAGTTGTCTCGGAGTTACTGAATAATGCTTGCAAATACACTCCGGGTGGGGAAACAATTGCAGTCACAGCCCGACTGGCTAATAATTCCAACACTTCAAGTCCGTACTTACAAATTATTATTAGCAATTCAGGAGTGGAAATTCCAGAAGAAGAACACGATCGCATTTTTGAGCCGTTTTATCGGATTCCTCAAAGTCAGACAACAGAACCTATTGACATTTTTAGCTTGTCCTCTCAAATTCCATCTAGCGAACTTCAGCCAAATAGCTCTACGGGATTGGGTTTGACGTTAGTGCAAAAACTGGTGAAATTTCTCCAAGGCTCAATTGAAGTGACAAACTCCCAAGGCTGGACAACCTTTACAGTTCAACTACCTTTGACGATACCAGACTATATTGGAAATGAAAGTTAG
- a CDS encoding histidine kinase dimerization/phosphoacceptor domain -containing protein, which yields MDISKLRLFDENYQRSLVTVTGNMPVVDVISQMNHAQTSYALVLHQQELVGIFTETDVVRASANRALFENITVAEAMTQPVITISKADAEHISIVMQKFHQHDICYLPVMDNKELVGVITQSSVLRALYSMGVHSEIENLSLVDINARIHAKHMLELQAVITRNMAEGICLVRATDGIIVYANPKFETMFGYDSGELTDQHVSIVNYEDENVLAEEVTQAIVAAVVQHGEATYEVHNVKKNGTPFWCRATTSVFEHPDYGMVLVAVQQDISEYKQAEEKIQRSLKEKEVLLKEIHHRVKNNLGIVSSLLQMQCRRTQDPQVTSILLDSQNRVASIALVHEKLYRSENLANINFAQYIPDLVTHLFESYNTSSNLVKLSLQVEDVGLDIESAIPCGLIVNELVSNALKYAFPNKQAGKILVKLYQNYRDLILIVHDTGVGLPEDFDNKKTKTLGINLIQGLVKQLKGSFEINSQQGTEFKITITKGKNLSL from the coding sequence ATGGATATTTCTAAACTGCGTTTGTTTGATGAAAACTATCAACGATCGTTAGTGACAGTTACAGGAAATATGCCAGTGGTTGATGTCATATCTCAAATGAACCACGCTCAAACTAGCTATGCACTTGTTTTACACCAGCAGGAATTGGTTGGCATTTTTACAGAAACAGATGTGGTAAGGGCGAGCGCCAATCGAGCTTTGTTTGAGAACATAACTGTGGCTGAAGCTATGACTCAACCTGTCATTACTATCAGTAAGGCAGATGCAGAGCATATTTCTATTGTCATGCAAAAATTTCACCAGCATGATATTTGCTATTTACCAGTGATGGATAACAAAGAACTCGTTGGCGTTATTACTCAAAGCAGTGTATTGCGAGCCTTATACTCAATGGGAGTGCATTCTGAGATTGAAAATTTATCTTTAGTAGATATCAACGCTCGCATCCACGCCAAACATATGTTAGAACTGCAAGCTGTGATTACCCGAAACATGGCGGAGGGAATTTGCTTGGTTCGAGCTACGGATGGAATCATTGTCTACGCTAACCCCAAATTTGAGACGATGTTTGGCTATGATAGTGGTGAACTCACAGACCAGCACGTATCAATTGTAAATTATGAAGATGAAAACGTACTAGCTGAAGAAGTTACCCAAGCAATTGTTGCTGCTGTCGTGCAACATGGGGAAGCAACCTATGAAGTTCACAATGTTAAGAAAAATGGTACACCGTTCTGGTGTCGTGCAACTACATCTGTTTTTGAACATCCCGATTATGGAATGGTCCTTGTTGCCGTTCAACAAGACATAAGCGAGTACAAGCAAGCTGAGGAAAAAATTCAAAGATCTCTGAAAGAAAAGGAGGTATTGCTCAAAGAAATACACCATCGCGTCAAGAACAATTTAGGCATTGTCAGCAGTTTGTTGCAAATGCAGTGCAGGCGTACCCAAGATCCCCAGGTGACATCAATTTTGCTCGATAGCCAAAACCGCGTTGCTTCTATTGCTTTGGTCCATGAAAAACTTTATCGCTCTGAAAATTTGGCAAACATCAATTTTGCTCAATACATTCCCGATTTAGTGACTCACTTGTTTGAGTCTTACAACACCAGTTCCAATCTTGTCAAATTATCTTTGCAAGTAGAGGATGTGGGTTTGGATATAGAAAGCGCCATTCCTTGTGGTTTGATTGTTAATGAACTTGTTTCTAATGCTTTAAAATATGCTTTTCCCAACAAACAAGCGGGGAAAATTTTAGTGAAGTTATATCAAAACTATCGCGATTTGATCTTGATCGTTCATGATACTGGAGTAGGTTTACCTGAAGATTTTGATAATAAAAAGACAAAAACACTCGGAATAAATCTTATTCAAGGTTTAGTGAAGCAATTAAAGGGAAGTTTTGAAATTAACTCCCAGCAAGGAACAGAATTTAAAATTACTATAACAAAAGGTAAAAATTTATCATTATGA
- a CDS encoding ATP-binding protein — MQESLFAGDGEMCALMRSHDWSQTPLGPVEQWPQSLRTTVSIVVSTGHPMVLFWGQDLIQFYNDGYRPSLGKHKHPQALGQRASECWAEIWHIIGPQIHNVMTKGKESWHEDQLVPFDRNGYFEEIYFTYSYSPVRDETGGVGGTLVVCTETTQRVLSNRRLQTLREFGANVMRAKTVETACQIATETLSTNPNDIPFAVLYLVEADGKQASLIGTAGIEMGTDASPIQVNLTQNDVWGLAQVYQTRQTILVDDLKTRFSSLPVGVWNTPPSSAVVMPVAQPGQESSLAGLLVMGISPLRKFDDDYRGFFDLVVSNVATAIANARAYETERQRAEALAEIDRAKTLFFSNVSHEFRTPLTLMLAPLEDALNDTADPLPPAQRERIEIVQRNSLRLLKLVNTLLDFSRIEAGRIQAVYEPTDLATLTAELASTFRSLIERTEMSLIVDCPPLPEAIYIDREMWEKIVLNLLSNAFKFTFTGAITVRLRSFPDCIELAVEDTGIGIPPDEIPHLFERFHRVKGAQGRSFEGSGIGLSLVRELVKLHGGSVGVTSQLEQGSCFTVSIPTGFAHLPSERISASRSLASTAMGAIPYVEEALRWLPDEGAGDWTLGTGEEEINSTPQLQVSSFNKYRILVVDDNADMREYIKRLLKQSYEVEAVEDGIAALTAIEQHLPDLVLTDVMMPHLDGFGLLQELRTNHQTRELPIVFLSARAGEESRIEGLQAGADDYLTKPFSTRELLARIEASLKMVQIRKEAALREQGLRLTAEKAQKEAEATAQRLSHILESMSDAFVALDRDWRITYQNTAAEKVNNNKPRSEVLGKTHWEEWPASANSNLEVQYRYAMAHQVPVHFEEHYYYPPDYDLWLEIHAYPSTEGLGIFFRDISDRKLAEAKLQQSKQELEIRVAERTAELNQLNADLQQSELTLRSFSEHIEASLREKEVLLKEIHHRVKNNLGIVSSLLQMQCRRTQDPQATAILLDSQNRIASIALIHEKLYRSEDLANINFAQYIPDLVTHLFDSYNMRSSHIKIHFYVEDTSLDIESAIPCGLIVNELVSNALKYAFPNKQVGAIIVKLYEREHQLTLIVQDNGVGLPVDFDKKKTQTLGINLIQGLVKQLRGSIEINSEQGTEFKITLTKWK, encoded by the coding sequence ATGCAAGAAAGTTTATTTGCAGGCGATGGAGAGATGTGTGCCTTAATGAGATCGCACGACTGGTCGCAAACACCACTTGGCCCTGTGGAACAGTGGCCGCAAAGTTTGCGTACCACAGTCAGTATTGTTGTCAGTACGGGGCACCCGATGGTTCTGTTTTGGGGACAGGACTTAATCCAATTTTATAATGATGGCTACCGCCCCAGCTTGGGCAAACACAAACACCCTCAAGCCCTCGGACAGAGAGCTTCAGAATGCTGGGCAGAAATTTGGCATATTATTGGCCCGCAAATCCATAATGTAATGACGAAAGGAAAAGAGAGTTGGCACGAGGATCAACTCGTTCCTTTCGATCGCAATGGCTACTTTGAGGAAATTTACTTCACCTACAGCTACAGCCCGGTGCGGGACGAAACGGGTGGAGTGGGTGGAACACTTGTAGTTTGCACTGAGACGACTCAGAGGGTATTAAGCAATCGTCGCTTGCAAACACTGCGAGAATTCGGTGCAAATGTAATGCGGGCAAAAACTGTTGAGACGGCGTGTCAAATTGCTACCGAAACATTATCTACCAACCCTAATGATATCCCATTTGCTGTGTTGTATTTGGTAGAAGCCGATGGGAAACAAGCAAGTTTAATCGGTACTGCGGGGATTGAGATGGGAACGGATGCTAGTCCCATTCAGGTCAACCTAACACAGAACGATGTCTGGGGTTTGGCGCAAGTTTACCAAACGAGACAAACAATCCTTGTGGATGACTTAAAGACTCGATTTAGTTCTTTGCCTGTAGGTGTCTGGAATACTCCTCCTTCGTCTGCTGTGGTGATGCCAGTTGCACAGCCCGGACAAGAGAGTTCTTTGGCAGGTTTGCTTGTCATGGGTATCAGCCCGCTACGAAAGTTTGATGATGATTACCGTGGGTTTTTCGATCTCGTTGTCAGTAATGTAGCAACTGCGATCGCCAATGCCCGTGCTTACGAAACCGAACGCCAACGAGCAGAAGCTCTAGCAGAAATCGATCGCGCCAAAACGCTTTTCTTCAGCAACGTTTCCCACGAATTTCGCACGCCCCTAACCCTCATGTTAGCTCCTTTAGAGGACGCTTTAAACGACACGGCAGACCCATTACCACCCGCCCAACGCGAGCGTATAGAAATAGTACAGCGTAACAGCCTGCGCTTGCTCAAACTCGTCAACACCCTGCTTGATTTTTCCCGCATAGAAGCCGGACGAATACAAGCAGTCTATGAACCTACAGATTTGGCAACATTGACGGCTGAACTTGCAAGCACCTTTCGCTCCTTAATCGAACGCACTGAAATGTCTTTGATAGTGGATTGTCCACCTTTACCCGAAGCCATTTATATCGATCGCGAAATGTGGGAAAAGATCGTGCTCAATCTATTATCAAATGCATTTAAGTTTACCTTCACCGGAGCAATTACCGTTCGCTTGCGAAGTTTTCCCGACTGCATTGAACTAGCCGTAGAAGATACGGGTATTGGCATTCCACCGGATGAAATTCCCCATCTTTTTGAACGCTTTCACCGCGTCAAAGGTGCTCAAGGGCGGAGTTTTGAGGGTTCGGGCATCGGCTTGTCGCTAGTGCGGGAGTTAGTTAAACTCCATGGTGGTAGCGTTGGTGTAACCAGTCAATTAGAACAAGGGAGTTGCTTTACAGTCTCAATTCCTACAGGATTTGCTCATTTACCTAGCGAAAGAATTAGCGCTTCTCGCAGTTTAGCATCAACAGCGATGGGAGCTATACCCTATGTTGAAGAAGCCCTGCGATGGCTACCAGATGAAGGGGCTGGGGATTGGACGTTGGGGACTGGGGAAGAAGAAATTAATTCTACTCCTCAACTTCAAGTCTCTAGCTTCAACAAGTACCGCATTCTTGTAGTGGATGATAATGCCGATATGCGGGAATATATAAAGCGGTTGCTGAAACAAAGCTATGAAGTAGAAGCTGTAGAAGATGGCATAGCAGCACTGACTGCAATTGAGCAACATCTTCCCGACTTGGTTTTGACAGACGTAATGATGCCCCACTTAGATGGTTTTGGGTTGCTGCAAGAACTGCGGACGAATCACCAAACGCGAGAATTGCCGATCGTCTTCCTGTCAGCTCGTGCTGGTGAGGAGTCCCGCATTGAAGGGCTGCAAGCGGGAGCTGATGATTACCTGACTAAGCCCTTCTCTACTCGCGAATTGCTAGCGCGGATAGAAGCGAGTTTAAAGATGGTGCAGATTCGCAAAGAAGCTGCCTTGCGGGAACAGGGACTTCGTCTCACAGCTGAAAAAGCACAAAAAGAAGCAGAGGCAACAGCTCAACGACTGTCTCATATTTTAGAAAGTATGAGTGATGCTTTTGTAGCCCTGGATCGAGATTGGCGAATTACCTATCAAAATACTGCTGCAGAAAAAGTTAACAATAACAAGCCCCGCAGCGAGGTGCTGGGTAAAACCCACTGGGAAGAATGGCCCGCATCAGCAAACAGTAACTTGGAAGTTCAGTATCGATATGCAATGGCACATCAAGTACCTGTTCATTTTGAGGAACATTACTACTATCCTCCGGATTACGATCTATGGCTGGAAATCCATGCCTACCCATCAACAGAAGGGTTGGGAATTTTCTTTCGCGATATTAGCGATCGCAAACTTGCCGAAGCAAAACTGCAACAGTCCAAACAAGAGCTAGAAATCCGAGTTGCCGAACGGACAGCTGAGCTAAACCAGCTCAATGCCGATCTACAACAAAGCGAATTAACCCTCCGCAGTTTCTCCGAACATATCGAAGCCTCACTTCGAGAAAAAGAAGTCTTACTCAAAGAAATACACCATCGCGTCAAAAACAATTTAGGGATTGTCAGTAGTTTGTTGCAGATGCAGTGTAGGCGTACCCAAGACCCGCAGGCTACTGCTATTCTACTCGATAGTCAAAACCGCATTGCTTCCATTGCTTTGATACACGAAAAACTTTACCGTTCTGAAGATTTGGCAAACATCAATTTTGCTCAATACATTCCCGATCTGGTAACTCACTTATTTGATTCATACAATATGAGGTCAAGTCATATCAAAATCCATTTTTACGTTGAAGATACCAGTTTGGATATAGAAAGTGCCATTCCTTGCGGTTTAATTGTCAATGAACTCGTTTCTAATGCTTTAAAATACGCTTTTCCCAACAAACAGGTCGGTGCAATCATAGTAAAATTATATGAACGCGAGCATCAATTAACACTGATTGTTCAAGATAATGGAGTTGGTTTGCCTGTAGATTTTGATAAGAAAAAGACACAAACATTGGGTATAAACCTTATTCAGGGTTTGGTAAAGCAATTAAGGGGAAGCATTGAAATTAACTCCGAGCAAGGAACAGAATTTAAAATCACTTTGACAAAATGGAAGTAA
- a CDS encoding magnesium transporter CorA family protein, with the protein MLILLTFAKNHIDSFTTWDVEAVLKKINGSQNIWLRCIHFRDRTGIAKIIKHFELNPSRVNMIFNFSPVGIDQDIEDCLFNSYEILTHEMKNQEFEVARGSIVVGSNFLITFEIAEVKIFNLLIAKLHKPNIDITHLRIDYLFYLIFKEILINYHTLFDYISRQLDDLEDEVLENSGDELTYQKIATMRQSTRFVRRNFQSIKSLLTMMHDEDFQWLSKSIKELFHEELTHQVDNLWQEYQGLRAWMSELMEIQRDNIASKTSERINRLTILSSIFLPITFIAGLYGMNFKYMPELEQPWAYPSVLIVMGFIVIGSILYAKRQRWL; encoded by the coding sequence ATGTTAATTCTCCTTACTTTTGCTAAAAATCACATAGATTCATTCACAACTTGGGATGTTGAGGCTGTCCTGAAAAAGATTAATGGCTCTCAAAATATCTGGTTGCGCTGTATTCACTTCCGCGATCGGACTGGAATAGCTAAAATCATCAAGCACTTTGAACTCAACCCATCCCGCGTTAACATGATTTTCAACTTTTCTCCTGTAGGAATTGACCAAGATATAGAAGATTGTTTATTTAACAGCTATGAAATTTTGACTCATGAAATGAAAAATCAGGAATTTGAAGTAGCGCGTGGTAGTATTGTAGTTGGAAGCAATTTTCTCATAACATTTGAGATTGCTGAAGTTAAAATATTCAATTTACTAATCGCAAAACTTCACAAGCCAAATATAGATATTACACATTTACGAATTGACTACCTTTTTTATCTTATTTTTAAAGAGATTTTAATTAATTATCATACTTTATTTGATTATATATCCAGACAGCTTGATGATTTGGAAGATGAAGTTTTAGAAAATTCTGGTGATGAATTAACGTATCAAAAAATAGCTACCATGAGGCAATCTACGCGTTTTGTGCGGAGAAATTTTCAAAGCATTAAATCACTTTTAACTATGATGCATGACGAAGATTTTCAATGGTTATCCAAATCGATAAAAGAATTATTTCATGAAGAATTAACTCATCAGGTTGATAATCTCTGGCAGGAATATCAAGGGCTAAGAGCCTGGATGTCAGAATTAATGGAAATTCAACGAGATAATATTGCGAGTAAAACCAGCGAACGCATTAATCGCCTCACTATTCTCTCAAGTATATTTTTACCAATTACGTTTATTGCCGGTCTCTATGGTATGAACTTTAAATATATGCCGGAATTAGAACAACCTTGGGCTTATCCAAGTGTTCTTATTGTCATGGGATTCATTGTAATTGGTAGTATTTTATACGCAAAACGACAGCGCTGGTTGTAG
- the iscB gene encoding RNA-guided endonuclease IscB yields the protein MKIYVVNKYGKPLMPTSPRKARSLLKEGKAKIYSRDPFTIQLVYGSSGYTQPGNLGIDAGYQNIGYSVVNEKEELIGGEVRMLKGMSERLTERKKYRCQRRNRKRYRAPRFDNRRRKDNWLAPSIQHKLDIHHKIIDKIQKIVPVKEVTIEVASFDIQKIKDAEIQGVGYQQGEQHGFDNLREYILHRDAHKCQNPNCKNKDTNPILEVHHLGFWKEDRTDRPANLVTLCDKCHIPKNHKKSGFLYGWQPRLKSFKGETFMTTIRWRLTKEGKYSSTYGYITKSIRRKFKIEKSHHNDAFVIAGGTIQKRVESLILEQIRRNKRSMEQFYDAKYIDARDGSTKSGSELSSGRRTRNKQKNGENLRLYRKHKVSKGQCRIKKYRYRYQPKDLVQFEGRVYEVVGMQNLGTGVKLKNYPGVKNKVVNVNKVNSVKRRSGLCEIVL from the coding sequence ATGAAAATCTATGTAGTGAACAAATATGGTAAACCGTTAATGCCGACCTCCCCTCGTAAAGCTCGATCGCTTTTGAAGGAAGGAAAAGCCAAAATTTACAGTCGCGATCCATTTACTATTCAATTAGTTTATGGTTCTAGTGGCTATACTCAACCAGGAAATTTAGGTATTGATGCAGGTTACCAAAATATAGGTTACAGTGTTGTCAACGAGAAAGAAGAATTAATTGGTGGTGAAGTTCGGATGTTAAAAGGTATGTCCGAAAGGTTAACAGAACGGAAAAAATATCGCTGCCAACGTAGAAATAGAAAAAGATATCGCGCACCAAGATTTGACAATCGTAGACGTAAAGACAATTGGTTAGCTCCAAGTATTCAGCACAAACTAGATATCCATCATAAAATTATTGACAAAATCCAAAAAATAGTCCCAGTCAAAGAAGTTACGATTGAAGTGGCTAGTTTTGACATTCAAAAAATAAAGGATGCTGAAATCCAAGGTGTGGGTTACCAGCAAGGAGAGCAGCATGGGTTTGATAATTTACGCGAGTACATTTTGCATAGGGATGCACATAAATGCCAAAATCCTAATTGTAAAAATAAAGATACCAACCCAATACTAGAAGTACATCACTTAGGGTTTTGGAAAGAAGACAGAACTGATAGACCTGCAAATTTAGTGACTTTATGTGATAAATGCCATATACCAAAGAATCATAAAAAGAGTGGTTTCCTTTATGGATGGCAACCAAGGCTGAAGTCATTTAAAGGTGAAACTTTTATGACAACGATTAGATGGCGTTTAACTAAAGAAGGGAAATACAGTTCAACTTATGGTTACATCACCAAAAGCATTAGAAGAAAATTTAAAATAGAAAAATCTCATCATAATGACGCCTTCGTAATTGCGGGTGGGACTATTCAGAAAAGAGTAGAATCATTAATCCTAGAGCAAATTAGGCGTAACAAGCGTTCAATGGAGCAGTTCTATGATGCCAAATATATCGATGCAAGAGATGGCTCAACTAAATCTGGCTCAGAACTATCCTCTGGTAGGAGAACTCGCAATAAACAAAAAAATGGTGAAAATTTGAGGCTTTACCGAAAACACAAAGTATCAAAAGGGCAATGTCGAATTAAAAAATACCGTTACCGATATCAACCCAAGGATTTAGTTCAATTTGAAGGGAGGGTGTACGAAGTTGTTGGAATGCAAAACTTAGGTACTGGTGTTAAGTTAAAAAACTATCCTGGTGTCAAAAATAAGGTGGTTAACGTTAACAAAGTCAATTCTGTTAAAAGGAGGTCAGGTCTGTGTGAAATCGTGTTGTAA
- a CDS encoding aldo/keto reductase family protein translates to MKYRQLGSSELKVSEISLGSWLTYGGGVERQQAEACIHKAFDVGINFIDTANVYGRGAAESLLGEVLQGVDRSSYILATKVFFPMSPTDRGLSAAQIHKQIDASLQRLRTDYVDLYQCHRYDVNTPLEETMTALTDVVRQGKARYIGFSEWSPAQIQAALNLPNVEKFVSSQPQYSMLWRQPEAEVFPLCAANGITQIVWSPLAQGVLTGKYKPGEAPPQDSRAANDQMNGFMQDLRSDRVLSAVQNLKPIAQRLNLSMAQLALAWVLRDERVSSTIIGASRPEQVADNAGASGVKLSSEVLREIDEVLAPALSYATAR, encoded by the coding sequence ATGAAGTACCGACAGCTTGGCAGTAGCGAACTTAAGGTGTCTGAAATCAGTTTAGGTTCGTGGTTGACATATGGTGGTGGCGTCGAACGCCAACAAGCAGAAGCTTGCATTCATAAAGCCTTTGATGTGGGAATTAATTTTATCGATACAGCCAATGTCTACGGACGTGGTGCAGCGGAATCGCTGTTGGGTGAAGTGTTACAGGGTGTCGATCGCTCCTCCTACATTTTGGCAACCAAAGTTTTCTTTCCCATGTCCCCCACCGACAGGGGATTATCTGCTGCCCAAATTCACAAACAAATCGATGCTTCACTACAGCGCTTGCGTACAGATTATGTCGATCTCTATCAGTGCCATCGCTATGACGTAAATACTCCACTAGAAGAAACGATGACAGCATTAACTGATGTTGTGCGTCAAGGGAAAGCTCGTTATATTGGCTTTAGTGAGTGGAGCCCAGCACAGATTCAAGCTGCATTGAATCTTCCTAACGTAGAGAAATTTGTATCCAGCCAGCCACAATATTCCATGTTGTGGCGTCAACCGGAAGCAGAAGTATTTCCCTTATGTGCGGCAAATGGCATCACTCAGATTGTCTGGTCTCCCCTAGCGCAGGGTGTTCTCACCGGAAAATACAAACCGGGCGAAGCACCACCTCAAGATTCCCGTGCAGCAAATGACCAGATGAATGGATTTATGCAAGACCTGCGTAGCGATCGCGTCCTGAGTGCTGTCCAAAACCTTAAGCCGATCGCGCAGCGATTAAACCTCTCGATGGCTCAACTAGCGTTAGCGTGGGTACTGCGGGATGAGCGGGTATCCTCAACCATTATTGGTGCAAGTCGTCCCGAACAAGTAGCAGATAATGCAGGCGCATCGGGTGTTAAGCTGTCCTCGGAGGTGTTACGAGAGATTGATGAGGTGCTTGCGCCTGCTTTATCTTACGCAACAGCCCGGTGA